From the Daphnia magna isolate NIES linkage group LG3, ASM2063170v1.1, whole genome shotgun sequence genome, one window contains:
- the LOC116918393 gene encoding laccase isoform X1 encodes MMVQLGDCDYHFHIEYYYTMSKACYDCPYKLEDCDRHHCIAADGVERGVVSINRQIPGPSIQVCQGDEIVVDVTNHLRGEGSALHWHGMHMKGSPYMDGVPLVTQCPISPASTFQYSFVAENSGTHYYHSHSGFQRADGAFGSLIVRQSRLKDPLSSLYDHDLPEHVILVSDWLSELGLAKFVAHAHGGKDDIPSSIIINGKGRVSKPKDQLELQEMMPLAVFNVEKGMRYRFRMISNGILDCPVTMSIDNHTLLIIASDGNPIQPVEVDSLVMTSGERFDFVLKADQVASSFWIRFRGNMDWNSKHIFQTAILRYENSPEVEPDGIVTYETTSRNGTVLNPINYAPGDERHLTVAELTAITAENETEWTREPDRKFFLAYDFNAVDNWLYHDPEHYPIFGVENRQRFFTPQINHISLRMPSSPPLSQLYSLPPDSFCNESTVTNCKEKHCACSYTLHVPLGSLVEVILIDEGATFDATHPFHLHGSSFRVVAMKRVGSQVSVNEIRALDENGLIQRNLIDAPIKDTVAVPDGGYTVIRFMATNPGYWLLHCHLEFHSEVGMGVIFKIGNDNHLPPVPDDFPTCGNWFPSKSTIINENFDSTISKDTDVSSAFDINGPLIGENELLALALDASPFVHLNEDQDRKDKVPKVSSLALKASSCHFSLALYTIITYCLSNLCFRL; translated from the exons ATGATGGTCCAGCTCGGCGATTGCGATTACCACTTTCACATCGAGTATTATTACACGATGAGCAAAGCGTGCTACGACTGTCCGTACAAACTAGAGGACTGCGATCGACATCATTGCATCGCCGCTGACGGAGTTGAACGTGGCGTCGTCTCCATCAACCGCCAGATACCAGGTCCATCTATTCAA GTTTGCCAAGGAGACGAAATTGTCGTTGACGTCACGAACCATTTACGTGGAGAAGGGAGCGCTTTACACTGGCACGGTATGCACATG AAGGGATCGCCTTACATGGATGGCGTTCCGCTCGTTACTCAATGTCCAATTTCTCCGGCTTCCACTTTCCAGTACAGTTTTGTGGCTGAAAATTCTGGAACGCATTACTACCACTCCCATTCTG GATTCCAACGAGCAGACGGCGCTTTCGGTTCTTTGATCGTTCGCCAAAGCCGTTTGAAAGACCCGCTCTCATCGCTGTACGACCATGACCTTCCGGAGCATGTGATTCTTGTGTCCGACTGGCTCTCTGAGTTGGGACTGGCCAAATTTGTAGCCCATGCACATGGTGGCAAAGATGATATTCCATCGAGCATTATCATCAATGGTAAAGGAAGAGTGTCCAAACCAAAGGATCAGCTTGAACTACAAGAGATGATGCCTCTTGCGGTTTTTAATGTCGAAAAG GGCATGCGTTATCGCTTTAGAATGATTAGTAACGGAATACTTGATTGTCCCGTTACAATGTCAATTGATAATCACACACTACTTATTATTGCCAGCGATGGAAATCCAATTCAACCTGTTGAAG TGGATTCGTTAGTCATGACTTCCGGTGAACGATTTGACTTTGTACTGAAAGCTGATCAAGTGGCATCGTCTTTCTGGATCCGATTCAGGGGCAACATGGACTGGAATTCGAAACACATTTTTCAGACGGCCATTCTTCGCTATGAAAACTCGCCGGAAGTCGAGCCGGATGGAATTGTTACATACGAAACTACTAGCCGAAATGGCACG GTTTTGAATCCAATCAATTATGCACCTGGCGACGAGCGGCATCTTACTGTTGCCGAACTAACAGCTATAACGGCAGAAAACGAAACCGAATGGACACGGGAACCTGATCGCAAATTTTTCCTTGCATACGATTTCAACGCAGTAGATAACTGGCTCTATCACGATCCGGAACATTATCCCATATTCGGAG tCGAAAATCGGCAAAGGTTTTTCACGCCTCAGATCAATCACATCAGTTTGCGAATGCCCTCGTCACCGCCGCTGAGTCAGCTCTATTCTCTGCCGCCAGATTCTTTTTGCAACGAATCTACCGTGACAAACTGTAAAGAGAAACACTGCGCTTGTTCTTACACTCTGCATGTTCCTCTAGGTTCACTTGTTGAAGTGATTCTAATCGATGAAG GTGCGACTTTCGATGCTACTCATCCGTTTCATCTCCATGGCTCCTCTTTCCGGGTAGTGGCAATGAAGCGTGTTGGCAGCCAAGTGTCAGTTAATGAGATACGAGCCTTGGATGAAAACGGCCTAATTCAAAGGAATTTGATCGACGCCCCGATCAAAGACACAGTTGCTGTTCCTGATGGTGGATACACAGTTATCCGTTTTATGGCAACTAATCCAG GTTACTGGCTTTTACATTGTCACCTGGAATTTCACAGTGAAGTTGGAATGGGCGTCATTTTCAAAATCGGAAACGACAACCATCTTCCCCCGGTGCCagatgattttccaacatgtgGTAACTGGTTCCCATCTAAAAGTACCATAATCAACGAGAATTTCGATTCAACGATTTCTAAAGACACTGATGTAAGTTCGGCGTTCGATATCAATGGCCCACTCATTGGCGAGAACGAACTGCTCGCGTTGGCCCTCGACGCCTCACCTTTTGTTCATCTCAACGAAGATCAAGATCGAAAGGATAAAGTGCCAAAGGTTTCATCATTAGCATTGAAAGCGTCTTCATGTCATTTTTCGTTAGCATTGTACA
- the LOC116918393 gene encoding laccase isoform X2 → MDGVPLVTQCPISPASTFQYSFVAENSGTHYYHSHSGFQRADGAFGSLIVRQSRLKDPLSSLYDHDLPEHVILVSDWLSELGLAKFVAHAHGGKDDIPSSIIINGKGRVSKPKDQLELQEMMPLAVFNVEKGMRYRFRMISNGILDCPVTMSIDNHTLLIIASDGNPIQPVEVDSLVMTSGERFDFVLKADQVASSFWIRFRGNMDWNSKHIFQTAILRYENSPEVEPDGIVTYETTSRNGTVLNPINYAPGDERHLTVAELTAITAENETEWTREPDRKFFLAYDFNAVDNWLYHDPEHYPIFGVENRQRFFTPQINHISLRMPSSPPLSQLYSLPPDSFCNESTVTNCKEKHCACSYTLHVPLGSLVEVILIDEGATFDATHPFHLHGSSFRVVAMKRVGSQVSVNEIRALDENGLIQRNLIDAPIKDTVAVPDGGYTVIRFMATNPGYWLLHCHLEFHSEVGMGVIFKIGNDNHLPPVPDDFPTCGNWFPSKSTIINENFDSTISKDTDVSSAFDINGPLIGENELLALALDASPFVHLNEDQDRKDKVPKVSSLALKASSCHFSLALYTIITYCLSNLCFRL, encoded by the exons ATGGATGGCGTTCCGCTCGTTACTCAATGTCCAATTTCTCCGGCTTCCACTTTCCAGTACAGTTTTGTGGCTGAAAATTCTGGAACGCATTACTACCACTCCCATTCTG GATTCCAACGAGCAGACGGCGCTTTCGGTTCTTTGATCGTTCGCCAAAGCCGTTTGAAAGACCCGCTCTCATCGCTGTACGACCATGACCTTCCGGAGCATGTGATTCTTGTGTCCGACTGGCTCTCTGAGTTGGGACTGGCCAAATTTGTAGCCCATGCACATGGTGGCAAAGATGATATTCCATCGAGCATTATCATCAATGGTAAAGGAAGAGTGTCCAAACCAAAGGATCAGCTTGAACTACAAGAGATGATGCCTCTTGCGGTTTTTAATGTCGAAAAG GGCATGCGTTATCGCTTTAGAATGATTAGTAACGGAATACTTGATTGTCCCGTTACAATGTCAATTGATAATCACACACTACTTATTATTGCCAGCGATGGAAATCCAATTCAACCTGTTGAAG TGGATTCGTTAGTCATGACTTCCGGTGAACGATTTGACTTTGTACTGAAAGCTGATCAAGTGGCATCGTCTTTCTGGATCCGATTCAGGGGCAACATGGACTGGAATTCGAAACACATTTTTCAGACGGCCATTCTTCGCTATGAAAACTCGCCGGAAGTCGAGCCGGATGGAATTGTTACATACGAAACTACTAGCCGAAATGGCACG GTTTTGAATCCAATCAATTATGCACCTGGCGACGAGCGGCATCTTACTGTTGCCGAACTAACAGCTATAACGGCAGAAAACGAAACCGAATGGACACGGGAACCTGATCGCAAATTTTTCCTTGCATACGATTTCAACGCAGTAGATAACTGGCTCTATCACGATCCGGAACATTATCCCATATTCGGAG tCGAAAATCGGCAAAGGTTTTTCACGCCTCAGATCAATCACATCAGTTTGCGAATGCCCTCGTCACCGCCGCTGAGTCAGCTCTATTCTCTGCCGCCAGATTCTTTTTGCAACGAATCTACCGTGACAAACTGTAAAGAGAAACACTGCGCTTGTTCTTACACTCTGCATGTTCCTCTAGGTTCACTTGTTGAAGTGATTCTAATCGATGAAG GTGCGACTTTCGATGCTACTCATCCGTTTCATCTCCATGGCTCCTCTTTCCGGGTAGTGGCAATGAAGCGTGTTGGCAGCCAAGTGTCAGTTAATGAGATACGAGCCTTGGATGAAAACGGCCTAATTCAAAGGAATTTGATCGACGCCCCGATCAAAGACACAGTTGCTGTTCCTGATGGTGGATACACAGTTATCCGTTTTATGGCAACTAATCCAG GTTACTGGCTTTTACATTGTCACCTGGAATTTCACAGTGAAGTTGGAATGGGCGTCATTTTCAAAATCGGAAACGACAACCATCTTCCCCCGGTGCCagatgattttccaacatgtgGTAACTGGTTCCCATCTAAAAGTACCATAATCAACGAGAATTTCGATTCAACGATTTCTAAAGACACTGATGTAAGTTCGGCGTTCGATATCAATGGCCCACTCATTGGCGAGAACGAACTGCTCGCGTTGGCCCTCGACGCCTCACCTTTTGTTCATCTCAACGAAGATCAAGATCGAAAGGATAAAGTGCCAAAGGTTTCATCATTAGCATTGAAAGCGTCTTCATGTCATTTTTCGTTAGCATTGTACA